The following are encoded in a window of Oncorhynchus mykiss isolate Arlee chromosome Y, USDA_OmykA_1.1, whole genome shotgun sequence genomic DNA:
- the LOC110510050 gene encoding B9 domain-containing protein 2, whose product MAELHIIGQIVGASGFPQSSLFCKWGIHTGGAWRLLSGLKEGQTQVDLPQTGDTAYWSHPIDLHYTTKGLQGWPKLHLQVWHQDSFGRCQLYGYGYCHVPSSPGHHHVRCVTWRPLGSWQEQIAQTFVGGGPQLRSPDLVYSGADRYRLHTVAMGTVELELGIIMRHFDRYGVES is encoded by the exons ATGGCAGAGTTGCACATTATCGGTCAGATCGTTGGGGCTAGCGGCTTCCCTCAGAGCAGTCTTTTCTGTAAATGGGGAATTCATACAG GAGGTGCATGGAGACTTCTCTCTGGCCTGAAGGAGGGGCAGACCCAGGTGGATTTGCCTCAGACGGGGGATACGGCATACTGGAGTCATCCCATTGATCTGCACTACACCACTAAAGGACTGCAAG GTTGGCCCAAGCTTCACCTGCAGGTTTGGCACCAGGATTCATTTGGGCGCTGTCAGCTGTATGGTTATGGATATTGCCATGTGCCCTCCAGCCCAGGGCACCACCATGTACGCTGTGTGACCTGGAGACCACTGGGATCCTGGCAAGAGCAGATAGCTCAAACCTTTGTGGGTGGAGGTCCCCAGCTGCGCTCCCCAGACCTCGTATACAGTGGGGCGGACAGATATAGGCTGCACACAGTTGCTATGGGCACTGTGGAGCTGGAGCTAGGCATCATCATGCGACACTTTGACAGATATGGTGTAGAGAGCTGA
- the LOC110510049 gene encoding uncharacterized protein LOC110510049: MSVAGIHRGFLRKYGGFMFKQWKERYLILTADGCVLVSRDAVSPPDQMVALQGGCEAIVEGREILDLPKLPSGGRRDCCFALILPQEKFLLLLADKAEDCSQWVNMLRKVRESVSSPMSSCRRHNASARCITDRDPLPDPISDKDPPTPPLSDMEILSPGPRYPGPRSPGPRSPRPRSPGPTSPGLISAGPNYPGPTTGDIQQKENGQNSPHMKRDKGTSRSVGCLRHGTSHDAQAVRAVYLMMGGAAASSAMGYLGACSPANPDVRPPDLPPSTDFSNLGSAGAYHSCNQTVVDSPHFHSFDFEGADSDFDAFDCGGFSF; this comes from the exons ATGAGTGTTGCAGGGATTCACCGTGGATTTCTCAGGAAGTATG GTGGCTTTATGTTCAAACAATGGAAGGAGAGGTACCTCATATTGACAGCTGACGGCTGTGTGTTGGTGAGTCGCGATGCAGTGTCCCCTCCTGACCAGATGGTGGCATTGCAGGGTGGCTGTGAGGCCATCGTGGAGGGCAGGGAGATCCTGGACCTGCCCAAGCTGCCCTCTGGAGGACGCAGGGACTGCTGCTTTGCTCTGATCCTGCCTCAGGAGAAGTTCCTGCTGCTATTGGCTGACAAAGCAGAAGACTGCAG TCAATGGGTCAACATGCTGAGGAAAGTACGAGAG AGTGTATCATCACCAATGTCCTCCTGTAGACGCCATAATGCTTCAGCACGATGCATCACTGACAGAGACCCGCTTCCAGACCCCATTTCTGACAAAGATCCCCCAACTCCACCACTGAGTGATATGGAGATCTTATCTCCTGGGCCAAGATACCCTGGGCCAAGATCTCCTGGGCCAAGATCACCTAGGCCGAGATCTCCTGGGCCAACCTCTCCTGGCTTAATCTCTGCTGGGCCAAATTATCCTGGGCCAACCACAGGTGACATTCAACAAAAGGAAAATG GCCAGAACTCTCCCCACATGAAGAGGGACAAAGGGACTAGTCGTTCAGTGGGCTGTCTGCGCCATGGCACCAGCCATGATGCCCAGGCAGTGAGGGCTGTGTATCTGATGATGGGAGGGGCCGCTGCTTCCTCTGCCATGGGTTACCTGGGTGCATGCTCTCCTGCTAATCCTGACGTAAGGCCTCCTGACCTGCCACCCAGCACAGACTTCTCTAACCTGGGCTCAGCAGGGGCATACCACTCCTGCAACCAGACTGTTGTTGACTCTCCTCACTTCCACAGCTTTGACTTTGAGGGGGCAGACTCAGACTTTGATGCCTTTGACTGTGGGGGATTTTCATTCTAG